In Plasmodium gaboni strain SY75 chromosome 14, whole genome shotgun sequence, one genomic interval encodes:
- a CDS encoding putative exodeoxyribonuclease III — protein MEKIGLASWNVNGWKKSCEIIKRNDNDLLLFLKKLDIDILCLQETKTNESFIENDCNLLEADSNMYESYWSCCKKKKGEKTHKGYSGLATYVKNENKIICSTNKVFDDFSFFNKYIKKENLLIKKKSEIDKTSISFFLLLNDNKEIYNDQNIQCDKNNEQNKINNNNNNNNTNISVSVSVSEFFNEGRILITMHKHFIIVNIYAPYSGHNYERLDYKIRFFHAVRAKILQLRIVTGLPIILLGDFNISYRNKDIYYLNNIIDLDILLKNIDNIDLKEDIKMQILKNVPLIINTLKDKNNFIIKKYKTQNNELYNLYLKFDDTHVKFIGNNFSSLEEIFYFFSLDPVYVDDKYKDYPYEYYFVVNRVSDDLQDVCNSNKNDDHHNSSNNKNDDHHNSSNNKNDDHHNSSNNKNEENTIKMSCHNKYMKKDIKKDEDFLKKNIEKEDNEIVTRHKNNVEHKELLKRYENFFINNEKIFESITNNNNSEDIEYYFLKKDKNIKYNNDEMNKNERDKKILNCKKILCKYKYKNNMNGQYLVKNTNCIYLKHLNDIFISLNIILSEHDLLNIANSIGMTSSPLCCVDIIKNLIYEDNMIDTFSFFHPNINGKFTCWDTYRQCRIHNEGSRIDYIFMDYILYEQFIKRNPYLYESPTILNDELYEMLKQKKKKKNSLNYDDINSFESNQYYANYFNKIKTKQKYFLSNDNINDTLKKKKKQEKDEEYDEQKLEDHILDTEFYNFQFNISTYIGFIYTSPKLSDHIAVKCTFIKNYNKKNKIIIKLCSSRFNIILNYLCSSIHQYIMYLPLFLINPSLFSLTTYTLLDHVHLYDGVCPNILNTQPHKKTNKITQYFTVKKKK, from the coding sequence atggaaaaaatCGGTTTAGCTAGCTGGAATGTAAATGGGTGGAAAAAAAGCTgtgaaataataaaaagaaatgatAATGACTTGCTGctatttttaaaaaaactTGATATCGATATTCTATGTTTACAAGAAACAAAAACGAACGAATCATTTATTGAGAATGATTGTAATTTATTAGAGGCTGATTCAAATATGTATGAATCGTATTGGAGTTgttgtaaaaaaaaaaaaggagaAAAAACACATAAAGGATATTCAGGCTTAGCAACatatgtaaaaaatgagaataaaataatatgttcAACAAATAAAGTGTTTGATgatttttctttttttaacaagtatataaaaaaggaaaacttattaataaagaagaaGTCTGAAATTGATAAAACATCcatatctttttttttattattaaatgataacaaggaaatatataatgatcaaaatatacaatgtgataaaaataatgaacagaacaaaataaataataataataataataataatacaaatataagTGTAAGTGTAAGTGTAAGtgaattttttaatgaaGGAAGAATATTAATTACTATGCataaacattttattatagttaatatatatgctCCTTATTCTGGACATAATTATGAAAGACTAGATTATAAGATAAGATTTTTTCATGCTGTAAGAgcaaaaatattacaacTGAGAATAGTAACAGGTTTACctataatattattaggagattttaatatttcttatcgtaataaagatatatattatcttaataatattattgatttagatatattattaaaaaatatagataatatagacttaaaagaagatataaaaatgcaaattttaaaaaatgtacctttaattattaataccttaaaagataaaaataattttattattaaaaaatataaaacacaaaataatgaattGTATAacttatatttaaaatttgATGATACTCATGTCAAATTTATAggaaataatttttcatcTCTCGAAGAAATTTTctatttcttttctttaGATCCTGTATATGTTGATGATAAGTATAAGGATTATCcttatgaatattattttgttgtAAATAGGGTCTCTGATGATTTGCAAGATGTTTGTAACAGcaataaaaatgatgacCACCATAatagtagtaataataaaaatgatgacCACCATAatagtagtaataataaaaatgatgacCACCATAatagtagtaataataaaaatgagGAAAATACGATTAAGATGTCATGCCACAATAAATACATgaaaaaagatattaaGAAGGATGAAgattttttgaaaaaaaatatagagAAAGAAGATAATGAAATTGTAACTAgacataaaaataatgtagAACATAAGGAACTATTAAAAAGGtatgaaaattttttcataaataatgaaaaaatttttgaatcgattacaaataataataatagtgaagatatagaatattattttttaaaaaaagataagaatataaaatataataatgatgaaatgaataaaaatgaaagagataaaaaaatattaaattgtaaaaaaatattatgtaaatataaatataaaaataatatgaatggACAATATCTAgttaaaaatacaaattgtatatatttaaaacatttaaatgatatttttatatctttaaatattattctttCTGAACatgatttattaaatatagCTAATAGTATAGGTATGACAAGTTCACCATTATGTTGTgttgatataataaaaaatttaatatatgaagataatatgatagatacattttctttttttcatcCAAATATAAATGGTAAATTTACATGTTGGGATACATATCGTCAATGTAGAATACATAATGAAGGTTCAAGAAttgattatatttttatggattatattttatatgaacaatttattaaaagaaatcCTTATCTTTATGAATCTCCTACaatattaaatgatgaattatatgaaatgttaaagcaaaaaaaaaaaaaaaaaaattctttaaattatgatgatataaattCTTTTGAGTCTAATCAATATTATGctaattattttaataaaataaaaacaaagcaaaaatattttttatcaaatgataatataaatgatacattgaaaaaaaaaaaaaaacaagaaAAAGATGAAGAATACGATGAACAAAAATTGGAAGATCATATTTTAGATACtgaattttataattttcaatttaatatatcaacTTATATAGGTTTTATTTATACCTCACCAAAATTAAGTGATCATATAGCAGTCAAGTGcacatttattaaaaattataataagaaaaataaaattattattaaattatgtTCTTCACgttttaatattatactCAATTATTTATGTTCATCAATTcatcaatatattatgtacTTACCtctatttttaattaatcCTTCTCTATTTTCTTTAACTACATATACTTTATTAGATCATGTTCATTTATATGATGGCGTGTGTCcaaatatattgaatacACAACCTCacaaaaaaacaaataaaattacACAGTACTTTAcagtaaaaaaaaagaaataa
- a CDS encoding hypothetical protein (conserved Plasmodium protein, unknown function) — protein sequence MSERLYKKIKSMECESNLYISNNKVLFESIYNLINNGVPIPSIYYTNNKIVDKETDRYVVTKYIYDVDDIIYKLEAHSKINLEKSINLKIQCLEEEYLKDNEVEDSYKDDKYNQLDSLQIYVSHTHFDYIWNEYTMPYFLSCYHDEDNFKIHTHILEKEEFGYDLQIELYEIPTNPMQAFQIASHLSKIREALQCGPLMHFFLSKTNSTENIFEKFIIRKNEVIFILKKSDYLLVLISIHFVDSYDQFFILGLCKNIHLTNKSMDLSGNLDCSFYTDFPSHLITSEFFVYNYEEDMHNYEQDKNVDMDDNKNVDMDDNKNVDMDDNKNVDMEKIYNMNRSDNIIKPISTNIEKNIINEEDNSTKNDDKETWKGYINNSFDENKIGEEIKLKVPNIGFISLKMDIKLFNGCKDFSELIQISSRISHIIVSFRDFLNNSLILHRIKTRRMF from the coding sequence atgAGTGAACGGctatataaaaaaataaaaagcATGGAATGCGAATCGAACctatatatatctaataacaaggtattatttgaaagtatttataatttaataaataatggAGTACCAATACCTAGCATttattatacaaataaCAAGATAGTTGATAAAGAAACAGATAGATATGTTgttacaaaatatatttatgatgttgatgatattatttataaattgGAAGCAcattcaaaaataaatttgGAGAAATctataaatttaaaaattcaaTGTTTGGAAgaagaatatttaaaagataatgAAGTGGAAGATTCTTATAAAgatgataaatataatcaaTTAGATTCtttacaaatatatgtatCACATACACATTTTGATTACATATGGAATGAATATACTATGCCATATTTTCTTAGTTGTTATCATGATGAagataattttaaaatacatacacatatattagaaaaagaagaatttGGATATGACCTACAAATtgaattatatgaaatacCAACAAATCCAATGCAAGCTTTTCAAATAGCTAGCCATTTATCAAAAATTAGAGAAGCTCTACAATGTGGTCCTTTAAtgcatttttttttatcaaaaaCAAATAGTAcagaaaatatatttgaaaaatttattatcagaaaaaatgaagttatatttattttaaaaaaaagtgatTATCTCCTTGTGCTAATATCAATACATTTTGTAGATAGTTATGatcaattttttattcttggattgtgtaaaaatatacatcTAACTAATAAAAGTATGGATTTATCTGGAAATCTCGATTGTTCATTTTATACAGATTTTCCTTCACACCTTATTACCTCTGAATTTTTTGTTTACAATTATGAAGAAGATATGCACAATTATGAACAAGACAAAAATGTAGATATGGATGATAACAAAAATGTAGATATGGATGATAACAAAAATGTAGATATGGATGATAACAAAAATGTAGATATGgaaaaaatttataatatgaaccGTTCAGATAATATAATCAAGCCAATTAGTACAAACATcgaaaaaaatataattaatgaAGAAGATAATTCAACAAAAAATGATGACAAGGAAACATGGAAaggatatataaataattcctttgatgaaaataaaataggTGAGGAAATAAAATTGAAAGTACCAAATATTGgatttatttctttaaaaatggatataaaattatttaatggATGTAAAGATTTTTCTGAGCTTATACAAATATCAAGTAGGATATCTCATATTATTGTATCATTTCGtgattttttaaataacTCCTTAATTTTACATAGAATCAAAACAAGAAGAATGTtttga